A genomic stretch from Larimichthys crocea isolate SSNF chromosome XXII, L_crocea_2.0, whole genome shotgun sequence includes:
- the fgl1b gene encoding fibrinogen like 1B, with translation MKTNTTAGGFFLKVMPGLLLLALLCPTMASSTQLSAMDSCGPEHAALKRSIRKLENKLLIGTWQVEHFRTHKNFQPFQPAEPESDSAPSVNHNTSGTSDSSDMTQMKPLPPAGNLIVHDKDCSELFDRLRPSSGFYRIRPKSHQDPFLVYCDMEDGGGWTVFQKRRHGKVDFNRDWVDYRDGFGDFKLWNDEFWLGNEHIYSLLAEGKNLVKIDLMDWDGQRNYAFYENFKITNEADKYRLQYELYSGKAGDALTGGGGMVEQWSTSLSGMQFSTRDQDNDRYLQGSCAQENKAGWWFNRCHAANLNGKFYRSGKYKGQNDNGVVWGTWKGLWYSLRHTTMKVRPLVFLDAMGSGAGDI, from the exons ATGAAG ACCAATACTACAGCAGGGGGCTTCTTCCTAAAAGTCATGCCAGGGTTGCTGTTGTTGGCTCTGTTGTGTCCAACCATGGCGTCTTCTACACAGTTGTCC GCAATGGACTCTTGCGGGCCCGAGCATGCAGCTCTGAAGCGCAGCATAAGGAAACTGGAGAACAAACTCTTGATTGGGACTTGGCAGGTTGAGCACTTTCGGACACACAAAAACTTCCAACCATTTCAACCTGCTGAACCTGAAAGTGACTCAGCCCCCAGTGTAAACCACAACACCAGTGGGACATCAGACAGCTCTGATATGACGCAGATGAAACCACTGCCACCAGCAGGCAATTTAATCGTCCATGACAAAG ACTGTTCTGAGCTGTTTGACAGGCTGAGACCATCAAGTGGTTTCTACCGCATCAGACCCAAATCGCACCAGGACCCTTTTTTGGTCTACTGTGacatggaggatggaggagggtggacagtgtttcagaagcgtcgGCATGGAAAAGTTGACTTCAACAG AGACTGGGTGGACTACAGAGATGGCTTTGGTGACTTCAAACTGTGGAATGATGAGTTTTGGTTGGGgaatgaacacatttattctcttCTTGCAGAAG GTAAGAACCTGGTGAAGATAGATTTAATGGACTGGGACGGACAGAGAAATTATGCATTTTATGAGAACTTTAAGATCACCAATGAGGCC GATAAGTATCGTCTCCAGTATGAGCTGTACAGTGGGAAAGCTGGAGATGCTCTGACTGGTGGTGGAGGGATGGTGGAGCAGTGGTCTACTTCACTCAGTGGCATGCAGTTCAGCACTAGAGATCAG GACAATGACCGCTACCTTCAGGGCAGCTGTGCTCAGGAGAATAAGGCAGGATGGTGGTTCAACAG GTGTCATGCAGCCAACCTAAATGGGAAGTTTTACCGCAGTGGGAAGTACAAGGGTCAGAATGACAACGGTGTGGTGTGGGGAACCTGGAAAGGCCTTTGGTATTCCCTCAGACACACCACCATGAAGGTGAGGCCTCTGGTTTTCTTGGACGCCATGGGCAGTGGAGCAGGagatatttaa
- the thsd1 gene encoding thrombospondin type-1 domain-containing protein 1 — protein sequence MPQAASLFSLLLPLVGCAFAGLNIWPSLHVALSNASVFVDFSIKSNNSTIRSRSLSLVNIETNTTLLTRTLPSNQSAGSVEFNCSCFLYAGTFRFLLRQTSISAVSRANGTDERSTESTVWWWSSELQVQWPTFHIAVERAGNHSGSFQIRISTNEHFQACSRDINSALFIEVSSMEHNQIGRNSIDKIRARTRQPIKPLRSQSIELSCAFPFTEKDFIRVALRSPHAAQDVKSSGPLYLSRIFSYKLLVENGYAYRSGCEGTMAVKLITPPCAHINGKVLLYKDAGVGTGVSSEMGAGGTAVMGFGPEEPSSPPLAFNWLTQGENETEFNCSVFDPGRNKYCFRFVFNFSRSPSPAQTCLVVHRSAESWGPWQQWSVCSVSCGEGVRERVRECLLPSGVGGMQCTGMVKEQSLCSLEDCVALPAPSPSLPPVPAGVAPLGGNMVVVAGISLCLAVILATVVVTVWRKLCQTPQCSSVRRASMHSPGGRKLSDEASICGHSLQRPSLSDGQGVGVGVAQKNTPVLGSQPLSQTLVIPVSQDPERLSPTGQKMLPTIFGYRLAQQQLKEMKKKGLKEATQLYHVSSSPVHDTLVETSASPTISPIPTPTGFAHPALPLGLQDDTNHNSFRDVTSFSEPPGQTSRFTPDRQSPRVDFVLGPLGSGGSSKWRDRTADWVEMVERSGLVGPRSDAGNSSHKNPNFRRTSSFNDCKPQPPPSARSRQFRERSMTQVGSRTLPEGSCWTKGGWERQPYRSYPIPEHGPPDWAKSRPERNIQRKPWIETAVPSHNSELKHTGTNTNSISAYAKTDLSGTAEMQRQSHKTGVGQGISGIGGPVVGPASLSVDRAERAEQNWNRRGPSPIQRNILARKLKEAQSCSKVKGRQRSSTFSAPSLGERKGRCRSLPMSGDYSSGDGSSYRLSEAEQRMLDLDLSSSYVGEEE from the exons ATGCCACAGGCTGCCTCGCTGTTCTCCCTTCTGCTGCCGCTCGTGGGATGTG CTTTTGCAGGGCTCAATATCTGGCCCTCCTTACACGTCGCCCTTAGCAACGCCAGTGTATTTGTGGACTTCAGCATAAAATCCAACAACAGCACCATCCGCAGCAGGAGCCTCTCTCTGGTCAACATAGAAACCAACACCACCCTTCTGACCAGGACACTCCCCAGCAACCAATCGGCCGGTAGCGTCGAGTTCAACTGCTCCTGCTTCCTGTACGCAGGAACTTTCCGGTTCCTGCTGAGGCAGACCAGCATCTCTGCCGTCTCTCGTGCTAATGGCACAGATGAACGCAGCACGGAGAGCACTGTCTGGTGGTGGAGTTCAGAACTGCAGGTGCAGTGGCCCACCTTTCACATAGCTGTGGAGAGGGCGGGAAACCACTCAGGATCTTTTCAG atTAGGATATCCACAAACGAACACTTCCAGGCTTGCTCCAGGGACATCAACTCTGCTCTCTTCATAGAGGTCAGCTCCATGGAGCACAACCAGATAGGGCGGAACAGCATCGACAAGATCCGAGCGCGCACTCGACAGCCAATCAAACCCCTCCGTTCCCAGAGTATTGAGCTGTCCTGCGCCTTCCCCTTCACAGAAAAGGACTTCATACGAGTGGCTCTGCGGTCTCCTCACGCAGCACAGGACGTGAAGAGCTCCGGGCCTCTCTACCTGTCCCGCATCTTCTCCTATAAGCTCCTGGTGGAAAATGGCTATGCTTATCGGAGTGGTTGTGAAGGGACGATGGCTGTTAAACTGATAACCCCACCTTGTGCTCACATCAATGGGAAAGTGTTGCTGTATAAGGATGCAGGTGTTGGAACAGGTGTTTCCTCTGAGATGGGAGCAGGTGGAACAGCGGTGATGGGGTTCGGACCAGAGGAGCCCTCTTCTCCTCCGTTGGCCTTTAACTGGTTGACTCAGGGAGAGAATGAGACAGAATTCAACTGTTCTGTGTTTGACCCAGGAAGGAACAAGTACTGCTTTCGCTTTGTTTTCAACTTCAGTCGCTCCCCAAGTCCTGCACAGACCTGTTTGGTGGTTCACAGGAGTGCAG AGTCATGGGGCCCCTGGCAGCAGtggagtgtgtgcagtgtgagcTGTGGAGAGGGGGTCAGGGAGCGGGTGCGTGAGTGTTTGCTGCCCTCAGGTGTGGGAGGAATGCAGTGCACCGGCATGGTGAAGGAGCAGTCCCTCTGCTCACTGGAGGACTGTGTGG cATTGCCTGCACCTTCTCCATCCCTCCCCCCCGTACCTGCAGGAGTTGCACCCTTAGGTGGTAacatggtggtggtggctggTATCTCCCTTTGCTTGGCTGTGATTCTGGCTACTGTTGTGGTGACTGTGTGGAGAAAGCTTTGCCAGACCCCTCAGTGCAGCTCTGTCCGCAGAGCCTCCATGCATTCCCCTGGAGGACGCAAGCTCTCCGATGAGGCCTCCATTTGTGGCCACAGCCTCCAAAGACCCAGCCTGTCTGACGGCCAAGGCGTGGGTGTGGGTGTAGCCCAGAAAAACACTCCTGTCCTGGGCAGTCAACCTCTCTCACAGACCCTGGTGATACCTGTATCGCAAGACCCAGAAAGGCTGTCCCCTACGGGTCAGAAGATGTTGCCAACAATATTTGG GTACCGATTGGCTCAACAGCAgttgaaagaaatgaagaagaagggATTAAAGGAGGCCACGCAGCTGTACCATGTCTCTTCAAGCCCAGTCCATGACACCTTGGTTGAGACATCTGCTTCACCCACCATCTCCCCCATCCCCACACCAACTGGATTTGCTCATCCCGCACTCCCTTTGGGCCTCCAGGATGACACCAACCACAACAGTTTTCGTGATGTGACTTCATTTTCCGAACCTCCAGGGCAGACTTCTAGGTTCACGCCGGACAGACAGAGTCCCAGAGTGGATTTCGTCTTAGGTCCTCTTGGAAGTGGAGGCAGCTCAAAATGGCGTGACCGCACAGCGGACTGGGTGGAAATGGTGGAGAGGAGTGGGTTAGTAGGTCCCAGAAGTGATGCAGGAAACTCCAGTCATAAGAATCCAAATTTCCGCCGGACCTCCAGTTTTAATGACTGCAAACCCCAGCCTCCACCCTCTGCACGCTCCAGACAGTTTAGAGAAAGGAGCATGACCCAG GTGGGATCTCGGACCCTTCCTGAAGGAAGTTGTTGGACGAAAGGAGGATGGGAAAGGCAGCCATACCGCTCTTACCCAATTCCGGAGCACGGGCCCCCAGACTGGGCTAAATCCAGGCCTGAGAGAAACATCCAGAGGAAGCCCTGGATAGAGACAGCTGTTCCCTCTCACAACAGTGaactcaaacacacaggaacCAACACAAATAGCATTTCAGCATATGCTAAAACAGACCTTAGTGGCACTGCGGAAATGCAAAGGCAAAGCCATAAGACAGGGGTTGGACAGGGAATCTCAGGGATTGGAGGTCCAGTCGTAGGGCCTGCCAGCCTGAGCGTAGATCGGGCAGAAAGGGCTGAACAGAACTGGAATCGTCGTGGCCCTTCGCCCATCCAGAGGAACATCCTGGCACGGAAATTAAAAGAGGCTCAGTCCTGCTCTAAGGTCAAGGGGCGGCAGCGCAGCTCCACCTTTAGCGCACCGTCCTTGGGGGAGAGGAAAGGTCGCTGTCGCTCCCTGCCGATGTCTGGAGACTACAGCAGCGGTGACGGCTCGTCCTACCGGCTGAgtgaggcagagcagaggatgtTGGACCTAGATCTGTCCTCATCATATGTAGGGGAGGAGGAGTAG